The stretch of DNA ACCGGTACTACTCTTATCTGCAGCTGGACGTGATCAGCGCCATTTACGCCCTGAAAGAAATCGGGACGCCTTTAAAGGACATCAAGGTTTATCTGGACAAGAGGACCCCGGAAAAGCTGGTGGCGCTTTTTGAGGAGCGGAAGGCCAAGATCGACGCGGAGATTAAAAGCCTGAAGCGGATCAGCGATATGATGGAGTCCAGGATCGAGATGACCCGGGCCAGCAGCACCATTGATACCAGCCGGGTTTCTGTGGAGTACATGCCGGCCGAACGTATTTTTATCAGTCCAGATATTTCAAATGTCGATGATGAGTCCATCTGGGATATTATCCAGGAATTCTATGAATACTGCGCCCTCTATAACATCAGCTATGGTTATCCGGTGGGGGACATTGTGTCCATGGAAAGCCTGCTGCAAAAGGCGTGGCATTTCCCTACCTGGTATTTCGCAAGGCTGGACGAGCCCATGGCGCTGCCGCACATCGGCCTCAAGCCCGCTGGCTATTACGCGGTAGGCTATATCTACGGAAATTACGACAGTATTGACGCGCTGTACGAGCGGATCGACGCTTATATCGAAGAAAAGGGCCTGACGATTGACGGCTGTGGCTACCGCGAATCCATTCTGGATGAGATCGCCGTCCAGAACCCGGAGGATTACCTGTTTCAGGTGTCTGTAAAGGTGGAAAAGCCGCCGGAAGAAGATAAAAAATAAGGACCTTGGAAATTCCCGGGTCCTCTGAGCCTTTTGAGCAGGGTTTTTAAAGAAAAAATTTTATGTGATTACAGGATTTTAAGGCTTCATAATATATTGCAGAGCGCCGCTGGGGCAGGTTTCAACGACTGTCTTGACCTCCTCGGCGGAGGCGTTGTCTGGCAGGATCCAGGGCCGGCGGCAGACCTTGAACACCTCTCCGTTGCCGTGGGTGCAATTGCCGGAATGGCAGCAGATCGCTTTATTATAAAAAACGTCGATGTCTTGGCCTGTGTATTTTTTATAGCCTTTTTCAATCAGTTCTTTTTCAGTCAATGTTCTTCACTCCTTTATTGGATTTAAAAATATTCTTGTTTAATATATCCATTTTGAGCCGCTCTAAACAAAAAAGGACCTCCCGCTAAGGGAGGTTCCGATTATTCTGTTTTGCTGGGGTTTATGACCGAGTTGATGGCATCTTTAATCTGTTCGGCAGGATTGTTTTTCTTTTTTTCTTCCTCCTCGGCTTTCTTAGCCTCCTCCTCAGCCTTGCGTTCAGCCTCGCGGGCTTCTTCTTCCGCGATGCGGGCCGCCTCCTGGGCGGCTTCCTGGGCTTCAACCTTTTTTCGGACCTGGCTGATCGCGAAATTCATATCAGTCTGGGTGTCCGGGTTTTCAAGCTGGGCCACCAGCTCCTGGGCCTCGTCGCAGGCGTCTGAGGAAGCATCCTCGGAGAGCTCGCTGCGGGCGGAGCCGTCCGTGAACTGTGAATCCAGAAGATCATTGATCTGCTTGTAGATATTATACTGGTTCTGGGCATCGGCAAAATCCTGCCTTACCGCAGCCGTAAAATCTGTTTTGCCCATGGCGTCCAGCTCAGACAGGTTTTTATTGATATTGTCGATCTGGAAGGGCTGTATGGTCCTCACGACCACGCGGGACCCGTCCTCCTTTGTCTGGTAGAGGGCAGCCACCCCGTTGAGGGTATCCGCCATCTTCTGCGCGGTGGAGGTGCGCTCCAGCAGAAAGCTGCGCATGGCCTCATCCCTGACCTGATTGGCTTTTTTAATGCTGTCAGAGATCTGTCCGGTGTTCTGGGCAACACCGTCAGCCAGCCCCGCATCGTTTTCAGTAAAAAGTGCGTTGACGGACTGAACCGCCCGGTTTTGAACCAGCAGCGGTATATGATAAATGGCAGCGCCGATTCCGACAATGGCAGAAATCAGCAAAAGCAGTAAAATAATGGTGAGGACTTTACCGCGGGGCGCCATTCGGTTCCATAGTTTTAGTGGTTTCATCAGCATTTACTCCTAAATGTTGTGGATAACTTTAATCTTATCAGAACTTGCGTCGATTTTCAATTAGAAATAAAAAAAGATGGGCATGTTCCCATCCTTATATATAGGCCTTTAATTTTCCGGGTCTGGCGTCATGGTGCTGAAAAAGGTTTTTCGGGTAAAGGCCCCCAGATGGCGGATGACCACAACAATCAGAATGCCGGTCAGCAGGCAGAGCACCCGGTTGATGATGGCCGAGGTGAGGTCAAAGAGCACCAGAGAGGCAAAAAGCGCGCTCATGAAGTTGATAACCTGCTGGTATTTATAGGGCTTGGCAAACTGGTAATTGCCGATATAGCCCAGCAGCAGGATCAGAAATCCGCCGTATCCCTCGGGCACCAGCATTTGAAAGAGCAGCACGAAAAGCACAATCCCCGCCAGTGTGGCAACAGACCGGTGCTTGATCCGCGTCAGGGTTTCACCGTAGTCCGCCTGCGTGAGCGACATGACCACAATGCTGATCCAGAGCGGCTTTCTCAGGCCGAAGGCCATACCGATAAACATGGCCAGAGTAAGTCCCAGTGTCATCTTCAGGATAAGAGCCTGATCCTTTTTTTGGCAGAGCCGGACCTGCTGCTTCAGACTGCGCTGGCTGGAGGGGTCAAAGCCCTTTATTTTCCAACAGACCGCAGTCACAGCCGCAGTGATAGCAGCGCCGGTTAAAAGGCCGGCCATCCTGAGGGTAAAGGCATGCCCTGTCACAGGGCTGGCCTGACAGAAAATATAGCAGAGTAAAAAGATGATGTGGGGCCTGAGCGCCGAGGGCTCCGAGCAAAAGGCCATCATCAGGTAAATAAAAATAAAGTTCAGCGCAAGACCAGCCCACAGGTTGAGAAGGGAGAGCGCCGAAACCAGGCCTGAGCCCACGAAAAAGAAGAAAAGCAGAAAGGTCATGGAGCTGGGCTTTAACGCCATATCACAGACCGGGAAGGTCAGGAGCGCAACGATAATGGCAATGGAAGGGAGAAGATTTTCCTGTCCAAAGAAACGCGCGAAGAGATTGATAAAAAGAAGAATGAACGCAAAGCGCACCGTGTTGATAAAAAATGTTTTAATTCCGGCTTTTACCGT from Eubacterium sp. 1001713B170207_170306_E7 encodes:
- a CDS encoding MerR family transcriptional regulator codes for the protein MENKATLTISEFAKLSGVSRKTLIYYDKIGLFCPERVEPESGYRYYSYLQLDVISAIYALKEIGTPLKDIKVYLDKRTPEKLVALFEERKAKIDAEIKSLKRISDMMESRIEMTRASSTIDTSRVSVEYMPAERIFISPDISNVDDESIWDIIQEFYEYCALYNISYGYPVGDIVSMESLLQKAWHFPTWYFARLDEPMALPHIGLKPAGYYAVGYIYGNYDSIDALYERIDAYIEEKGLTIDGCGYRESILDEIAVQNPEDYLFQVSVKVEKPPEEDKK
- a CDS encoding (4Fe-4S)-binding protein, which gives rise to MTEKELIEKGYKKYTGQDIDVFYNKAICCHSGNCTHGNGEVFKVCRRPWILPDNASAEEVKTVVETCPSGALQYIMKP
- a CDS encoding FUSC family protein, producing MTLNKTTVKAGIKTFFINTVRFAFILLFINLFARFFGQENLLPSIAIIVALLTFPVCDMALKPSSMTFLLFFFFVGSGLVSALSLLNLWAGLALNFIFIYLMMAFCSEPSALRPHIIFLLCYIFCQASPVTGHAFTLRMAGLLTGAAITAAVTAVCWKIKGFDPSSQRSLKQQVRLCQKKDQALILKMTLGLTLAMFIGMAFGLRKPLWISIVVMSLTQADYGETLTRIKHRSVATLAGIVLFVLLFQMLVPEGYGGFLILLLGYIGNYQFAKPYKYQQVINFMSALFASLVLFDLTSAIINRVLCLLTGILIVVVIRHLGAFTRKTFFSTMTPDPEN